The Arachis ipaensis cultivar K30076 chromosome B05, Araip1.1, whole genome shotgun sequence nucleotide sequence CCGATTCAACGTCATTTTACATGGTGTATAATGAGGGGTCCAATTTGATCGCTAAGATAGCGATCCATGTAAAGTAGTTTAATGCGCATAGAAACATTCTCTTGGCAATAATATTCAGCATGTACAGCTATGTCATGTCATGTCACGAAACATTCCTGTTTATGCAACCTACCTAATTTATGGAACAACAATCTAGTTAATTAGCCCTCAGTAGATGGCCAGAAATGCCAAAAATGTATACTTCCGAAACTATGAACTTGAGATTATTTCAAACGGGTCCTGAATCACTACATCATAGCCTCTTCCTTAATATCAGTTGCAGCACATAGGGCCTTCCATACATGGACCAGCATTTTCACTGGTGGACGCAAGCTCTATAAAACAAAATGCAGAGATTCTTCATTAGAAACTAAAATGACCTATTTGGTGATTAGTAACTGCCCTAAAATGTATAGCCTTCTAAAAACATGCAACAGTGTTTCCACCATTAATATTTTTACTAATGCAACCAAGAATAATTTTACCTTGAAAACTAATACCATTTCCGATTCCCCACGAATCATCAACGATAGTGTCAAGTAACAAGTCACTGGTGTCACACATTCTACTAGAACAGGTTTCAGAATCTTGTCAATGGGAACAAAGCATCTAACGATTTTTCCACTGTGACAAAATATCCCAAGACAAAAATGAGGATGATATGCATAAACACCATGCTGGATAACTACTAAAATGAACTCAAAAATATTTACATATGATGAAGATTGCTGATAGCTAAAAACAAATTAGACAAGGTATTCTCAAACGTACAATCCAGATGCAAACAGAGGCATACATTAAAAATGTCTCGAGCATGAACATTTTCAAAAGGCTGGGAAACTAGCGCCAGCGTTCAACTTTCTCAACCTTTTCTTTGAAAAGACTATTCTATGGAACAATTAGATATTACATTTGGCTTCTCACTTGGTCTTTACTAGCTTGTTGAACTACGAATAAATAATCAATTAACTAAAAGCTATACCTCATGTAGTGAGTCTCAAGCTGTACTCCAAAAGCTGGCATAATTACAACAGACTCTGCATGCAAGTACAAACACTCAAAAGTGAGAAAAGAACTTTCAAACTTAGAAGATAAACCACACATTAATTCTTGCCGGTtacaaacaaaactaaaaattAGCTTCCAAAACACCTTAAATACTTTCAGGCCCTCACCTTTCTTAACAGGCTTTCGAAGCAATAACTTGACAAGAAATAGGTCAAAAAGCAGGCTGTAATATACAATACTAATTGATTTTTCCTGTTATCACAAGTGGACTAATcaagttaaaaacaaaaaacagatgAAAGAGTTTCAAAAGTTTTGAAAACATCAAGTCATTGTAAAAAgccaaaaagaattttgaaaggCTTACCCCAAGAATATAGAGATATAAGGCAGAAGCTAATACAAGAACGGCTGAGGTGTATACAAAGACATAATTTGCCCTACCACTCTTCAAAATAATGTGGTGTATGTCGACATTTTCGCAGGGATATTTCTGATCATGGGTATACATATATCTGCCCTTACTTATCGTGAATTTTACCATTCTGTAACCAAAAGGCAAAACGGAAAAGATATATAAATAATCAGAAAATTCTTTCTTAGACTTGCACTCTGCAAGAGAGTTCGCACATTCTCAGTGATAAAAACAATAACAAGTTCATggattcaagtaatttacatctTATGAAAATTTACACCCCAACCAAACATAacctaaatttttaaaagattcatcaaaataaCAAAGCTTTGCTGAACAAACATGCTATGTTAAACAGTAAAATGAATTAAAGAACAAAGTTAACCAATATATGAATTCAGAAAATTGGCAAACTGGTGTCCGAAATTCCAGCTTATAATAGCTTTGAAAGGCAATCTTTTATAAAATGCCATAGCACAGCACACAACATGAACACAACAAAAACACTAGAAATAGTTGCTTGCTCCCAGGAGCACGCAACTATTTCTTCGAAAAACAAGTATCGGAATCCCAAGATCCATGGAAACCTAGCTCAAGTTGAAAATTGAAACCTCAAATTAGTTTTATGTCAATCTCATTGCCAGATTCTAGCAGTCACATTCAAAATCACCAGCTAAAGGAAATCGATGGCTACTGGGTGTTGAGTATATTAGATACTATATAATCAAATCCTTCACAGCTAAGATCAGAAGTAATTGAATTAcccaaaatcatcaatcaattgaTAACATAAGAAAGTAACAGATGACAGCTTCAGGACCCTAAAGAACCCAATATCACAAGGAAAGGATGAAGTGTGAGAATGCCATAGACATACCCTTATGATCTGATTTGGAAGAAGAGGAAACGAAGATAGTTGAAGCGCAAATGGGGGGAATCGGCGATGCTTCAAAGAGTGAAGTGAGAATCATCAATCGTGGACCCACAAACAAAACTACATATTTTCATCAACATcgacaaatttaaattttatacatTTTCAGAATTGAAAACtcttaatttgataaaaaaattaattaatatattcaaTACATAAAAATGTAGGAAAATATCTTACCTCTATTGGATTGTGAACTTGTTACATTGTAGTACCCAAATAAACCCCTCAGAAACTCTTCACTGGATCATCTGAAACAATGCCACCAAGTCCATAACCAAATTTCCAAATGGAACTTTGTTTTTTCATCCATGGTACCCTACCTTAACTAAGAACAGTGATATGACTGAAGAAAAAGCACAATGTTGAAGCTAGCAAGCCTAATCATAAAGTTGATTATAGTCCAAAGTTTTGATTTGAAATTGAATTGCAACTTCAAACTAGCATGCCTTATCACCTTTGTTGGCTAGCTTCATACAAAAATGGTAGTCAGTAGCTAAGAAAGGGTTGCTCACGTGAGAGAGGCAGAGAGAAGCGCCTCGCAAGGCACAAGTCGCAAGATGGAGTAAGAATGGTTCCGGCGTCCTTGCTCCCACCGGTGGCGGCTGGCAACGGCGGCGTGTAAGGCTGTGGCAGGATTTGTCAGCATAGAATTCGAGACCTACCAAATTACTCAAATTAGGAAATTAGGGTATAAATCTGGTTTCATTTCTCACCGATTTCGTTCCTAAAACCAGAAATTAATTCcgcttaaattttaatttattctcgtatttgtttaaagttttaaaatataattttgaatCCTAAGATCAAAGACCCAAACATAATTTATACCCCGTAATATTATTTCTGATAGCCAGGGTGCTTGTGAAAAATAgactaataaataataataactgATAACATTTTGTTAGCTTATGATAGGATTGAACGGGTTTTTCTAGGGAAAAAAACATCTGGTTAAGGTTTTTAAATCAATCAATTGATTTTTTGGTTTTCATATGAACAACACTAATTACTTAtatccaaggttctgaaaactgaaCCGATCATCGAACCGTTTTAGTTACTGGTTTACTGGTTTATAAGTTTAATCGGTTCGATCGTGGTTGAACCGAAAaaatcgttttataataaaataataaataaaatataaataaacacactaaaacataattatagtctaatataatctttaaaatatcatccaaattaaaagtactacataAACCAGAATATTATGATCTCATTCAAATACTTTCATATTGTaccttttgctttcttttttgtcttttcatcctaacaaattaaatacaatatatgaTAAGCCTAGTATAACATATTAACTACACAAAATCTAATTGTTACCGAGTGTTGGACCTAAAAAACTGTCTCAAAGCTCTCCTGTTAATACTTAAATCAATTTAATAAGCACTGTAACTCCTTCATCTGAATTTAACAAACTACCGGAGATTATCGAGCTCGATAACTNNNNNNNNNNNNNNNNNNNNNNNNNNNNNNNNNNNNNNNNNNNNNNNNNNNNNNNNNNNNNNNNNNNNNNNNNNNNNNNNNNNNNNNNNNAAAACCCCccccccccccaaaaaaaaaaaacaaaaaaaaaagtgcagATTAATATGATAGTAGtggaaaattaattatttattcaagaaaagaaaaagggacaaATAAAGGGAATGTTCACCGCTCTGGAGCAGTATTAAAAAGCTTATCAACTTCTGCAGGGTATAGGGATCGATCCTAGAAAGTGTCAAGTTTTGAAACATCAAAGAATAGAAAGTATAAATTAAAATGAGCATGGAAGCTAACTAAATGGAGGTGCATATTGGAGTGGATAAAAAATGTTGTTACATACTTTATCTGTATCCAACAATCAAAAGGTACCATTCAAAAACTCTATAGCTTCACTTGTTAGCTCCACACTCTATCTCTATGCATAAGAGTCTGATCTGAATAATAACAGCAGCAAAGTTCAACCAATAACAGCAGCCAAATTCAACCAATAACAACAGCAAAATTCAACAATTATTCAACCAATAACAACAGCAAAACTCACAGAATAATTAACAATTATTCAACCCATAACAAGTTTACAGATTATTCAACAATTATTGTTTAAAAAAACCTAGAAGCTAGAAGCATAAAAGTATAATCTCAAGTTCTCAACAATATCACAACAATCTACTCCAACCTAATAATCTCAAGTTCTCAACAAACAACatccaaaattattcacaattattCAACAAACAACAAAATTCAGTTCAGTAAAAGAAAAATCAGTTCAGTAAACAACAATTATTAAACAAAGTTCACAGTTCAGTTCACAGAGCTTCACAGACTTCACACTTCACAGTTCAGTATCACTATTTCAGATTATCAGTATATCAGACTTCAGACTTCAGTGACTTAAGTTCACAGAGCTTCATAGATTCAAACAATTATTCAATCATACTCATTAGGGAGACAGACACATGCAACAGTTATTCAATCAAACAATCATTGTAACGAGGGGCAGAGACAAGGAGCAGAGTGACCAAGACGCCTTCAGTTCACAGTTCAAAAAATTACCTGGAAGCTTATGCAAGAGGGAGACAGAGACACCGAGTGACTAAGACAAGTAGTGGTGGAGCACCTTCGAACCGAGTGACCAACAGAGCTAGGGACGGCGGCGGCGTGGCTGCGCGGCGGAGGCTTCGACGTTCCCACGGTGGCTGCGCGATGGAAGGGGAGGAAGCTTGCAATGGCTGCTGCGCGATGGAGGGGAGGAGAGCGAGCCCTGTCGCGACGGCGGCGGCACGAGGCGGTGGTTGAAGTGCTGAACGGAGGTGAGGGACGGAGGTGAGCTCGATGAGATTGGGAGGATGGAGTTAGGGCTAACTGGCTACTGGAGGCAGGATCTGGGCATCACTGCATCAGGATGGAGTGATGGACTATGGAGTTACCGAGAGAGATTGAAACGGCAACGTTTGGATATGCATTCAAAAAACCGGCCGGATTGCGGTTCGGTTCGACTGACCGATTTATTACTGATTTATCGGTTCAACTTCGGTTTTTAAAATTTTCGGTTTTGCTGTTTGTTCGAGCAGTATTTTTTTACGATTCGACCGACTGGTCcgaaccggttttcagaaccttgcttaTATCATCATGCATCAAGACTAACTTTAAAATTCATTCTTCATTgtaatttttgtctttaatttgtTATTGGTATTTAGATCCTATTATTATTTTAAAGAAAAATGATTAATTTAACTCAAATTGTAACTGTACCGTGACAACAAGCTCAAAATAATACGAAACTATTCGAAGAATCCAACCTTTCTCTTTATTAGTATAGAAtacataacaaaaataataatagtatgataatagatataacaaaaaaattgtataatttaacaataatttcataaatatttaaactataaatataagaaaattttaaaaatttatacaaACTCATATATTAAATATACAAGNNNNNNNNNNNNNNNNNNNNNNNNNNNNNNNNNNNN carries:
- the LOC107642503 gene encoding uncharacterized protein LOC107642503, whose amino-acid sequence is MVKFTISKGRYMYTHDQKYPCENVDIHHIILKSGRANYVFVYTSAVLVLASALYLYILGEKSISIVYYSLLFDLFLVKLLLRKPVKKESVVIMPAFGVQLETHYMSGKIVRCFVPIDKILKPVLVECVTPVTCYLTLSLMIRGESEMVLVFKSLRPPVKMLVHVWKALCAATDIKEEAMM